In the genome of Raphanus sativus cultivar WK10039 chromosome 4, ASM80110v3, whole genome shotgun sequence, one region contains:
- the LOC108855342 gene encoding calcium uniporter protein 1, mitochondrial: MAMGKLLSQRLFNISKMSSQGLMNCRISSSSLAVRTRVPKDPGEASVDPEPDDLSVPRRFFQNIAVNLMDTTLKKPVGESLMDKLREMDVNKGRIRLDGLSPPTKPAAVEETVALGLTVQDAKKLLRAAQIEVVKTKLMETGKSWITYSEFVRLCSDSSLGPDHGTWIAKMLDDSGNVIVLGDSVCLRPDQVTKSIEGLLPLPQIRNPNDPRRKELKELEAIKKVIDQKAHSLVRRELQAGLGYMILQTALFMRLTFWELTWDVMEPVCFYVTSIYFMAGYSFFLRTWKEPSFEGFYQSRFEAKQRKLMETQDFDVGRYDELKKLFNPKPSSAAASKILGTIHN; encoded by the exons ATGGCTATGGGGAAGCTTTTGTCGCAGCGTCTGTTCAACATCTCTAAGATGTCGTCGCAAGGTCTCATGAACTGtcgaatctcttcttcttcgttggcCGTGCGAACCAGGGTTCCCAAAGACCCAGGAGAAGCCTCGGTTGATCCCGAGCCTGACGATTTGTCGGTTCCTCGGAGGTTTTTCCAGAACATCGCCGTGAATTTGATGGATACGACTCTGAAGAAGCCTGTTGGGGAGAGTTTGATGGATAAGCTTCGAGAGATGGATGTGAACAAGGGCCGGATTCGATTAGACGGACTTTCGCCTCCGACGAAACCCGCAGCTGTGGAGGAGACGGTGGCTTTGGGGCTTACCGTGCAAGACGCCAAGAAGTTGCTTAGAGCTGCGCAGATTGAAGTTGTGAAAACGAAGTTGATGGAGACAGGGAAAAGCTGGATCACTTACTCAGAGTTTGTGCGTCTCTGCAGTGATTCTTCTTTGGGTCCTGATCATGGAACTTGGATAGCGAAGATGCTTGATGATTCAGGAAACGTCATCGTTTTGGGAGATTCTGTTTGCTTAAGACCTGATCAG GTAACCAAATCCATCGAGGGCCTGCTTCCTTTACCACAGATCCGTAACCCAAACGACCCAAGAAGAAAGGAGCTAAAAGAGCTTGAAGCCATAAAGAAGGTCATTGACCAGAAAGCACATTCATTGGTGAGAAGAGAGCTTCAGGCTGGTCTGGGTTATATGATCCTCCAAACCGCATTGTTCATGAGGCTAACCTTCTGGGAACTCACATGGGACGTTATGGAGCCAGTCTGTTTCTATGTCACATCTATATACTTCATGGCCGGTTACTCTTTTTTCCTTAGGACCTGGAAAGAGCCTTCCTTTGAAGGGTTTTACCAAAGCAGGTTTGAGGCTAAACAGAGGAAACTGATGGAGACTCAAGATTTTGATGTTGGTAGGTACGATGAGCTGAAGAAGCTGTTTAATCCAAAACCTTCTTCAGCTGCTGCTTCCAAGATTCTTGGAACTATACATAATTAA
- the LOC108855344 gene encoding uncharacterized protein LOC108855344 isoform X1 has product MISILCLQSMKGCGCLYSWRSIFRRNNGQVIRFLHLSALSIKTKLTKQWERFDARSGVCSDITGCMNGSITGRTTTCTASVRRCCKSYLRIRTCDSQCKPAQLSCV; this is encoded by the exons ATGATCTCTATCCTCTGTCTGCAAAGTATGAAAGGTTGTGGATGCCTTTATTCCTGGAGATCGATTTTCAGGAGAAACAATG GACAGGTGATACGCTTTTTGCATTTGTCCGCTTTAAGTATAAAGACGAAGCTCACAAAGCAGTGGGAACGCTTTGATGCTAG ATCTGGGGTTTGTTCTGACATAACAGGCTGCATGAATGGTAGTATAACTGGCCGCACAACGACCTGCACAGCGAGTGTTCGTAGATGTTGCAAAAGCTATCTCAGAATTCGAACTTGTGACAGTCAGTGCAAGCCCGCTCAG CTTTCTTGCGTATGA
- the LOC108855344 gene encoding uncharacterized protein LOC108855344 isoform X2 encodes MISILCLQSMKGCGCLYSWRSIFRRNNGQVIRFLHLSALSIKTKLTKQWERFDARSGVCSDITGCMNGSITGRTTTCTASVRRCCKSYLRIRTCDSQCKPAQR; translated from the exons ATGATCTCTATCCTCTGTCTGCAAAGTATGAAAGGTTGTGGATGCCTTTATTCCTGGAGATCGATTTTCAGGAGAAACAATG GACAGGTGATACGCTTTTTGCATTTGTCCGCTTTAAGTATAAAGACGAAGCTCACAAAGCAGTGGGAACGCTTTGATGCTAG ATCTGGGGTTTGTTCTGACATAACAGGCTGCATGAATGGTAGTATAACTGGCCGCACAACGACCTGCACAGCGAGTGTTCGTAGATGTTGCAAAAGCTATCTCAGAATTCGAACTTGTGACAGTCAGTGCAAGCCCGCTCAG CGGTAA